A single window of Nicotiana tomentosiformis chromosome 1, ASM39032v3, whole genome shotgun sequence DNA harbors:
- the LOC138909112 gene encoding uncharacterized protein, which produces MVGWFEPGEARLWGTNMVLDDLEKMKFIQEWLHTAQSKQKCYVDRKVRDVAFMECEKVLLRVSPIKGVMRFGKKVKLCPRYIGPFEVLERVSEVSCKHSLPLACRGFIQCLMFLCFESIMRIASAILDRQVRKMASRDITSAKV; this is translated from the coding sequence atggttggttggtttgagcctggtgaggctaggttgTGGGGCACAAATATGGTTCTTGATGATTTGGAGAAGATGAAATTTATTCAGGAGTGGCTTCACACAGCGCAGTCCAAGCAAAAGTGTTATGTTGATAGAAAGGTTCGAGATGTGGCTTTCATGGAgtgtgagaaggttcttcttcgagtttcgcCTATAaaaggcgtgatgaggtttgggaagaaggtcaagttgtgcCCACGttatattggtccatttgaggtattagagagaGTTAGTGAGGTGTCCTGTAAACATTCCTTGCCCCTAGCTTGTCGGGGGTTCATCCAATGtctcatgtttctatgcttcgaaagtattaTGAGGATTGCCAgtgccattttggataggcaggttagAAAGATGGCGTCTAGGGATATCACATCAGCAAAGGTTTAG